Genomic segment of Myxococcus stipitatus:
CCGACAGGCCTCGCCCCGCCGTCCTCTCTCACCGCGGCGCCACCCACTCCTCCCTCCTCTCCCCTCAGCTCTCCTCCTCCCTCAAGGCGCTCGCCCAGCACGAAGGCTCCACCCCCTTCATGCTCCTCCTCGCCGCCTTCCAGCTCCTCCTCTCCCGCTACTCCGGCCAGGACGACATCCTCGTCGGCTCTCCCATCGCAGGCCGCACCCACTCCCACACCGAAGGCCTCATCGGCTTCTTCGTCAACACCCTCGTCCTTCGCTCCCGCATCCACTCTCACCTCTCCTTCCGACACTTCCTCCGCGACGTCCGCGAAACCTCTCTCGCCGCCTACGCCCACCAGGACGTCCCCTTCGAGAAGCTCGTCGAAGTCCTCCAGCCCCACCGCTCCCTCAGCCGCACCCCTCTCTTCCAGGTCATGCTCTCCCTCCAGAACACTCCTCGTCAGGAGCTGTCTCTGCCTGGGCTCCTCCTTCGCGGCCTCGACTCCGGCTCCGAGGTCGCCAAGTTCGACCTCTCCCTCTCCCTCAACGATTCCCCCGACGGCCTCTCCTCCTCCCTCGTCTACAACGCAGACCTCTTCGCCCACTCCTCCGCTGTCCGCTTCCTCGACCACTTCCGCGTCCTCCTCGAGGCCATCTCCTCCTCTCCCGACCTCCCCCTCTCCCACCTCTCCCTCATCTCCCCCTCCGAGCGTCTCCAGCTCCTCTCCTCCTGGAACGACACCGCCGTGGCCTACCGCCCGGACGACTTCGTCCACGAGCAGGTCGCGGCCCAGGCGCTGCGGGCACCTCGGGCGCTCGCCATCGCCTCGGCGTCCGACACGCTGACGTACGGAGCGCTGGAGCAGAGAGCCAACCAGCTCGCGCACCACCTGCGCTCGCTGGGCGTCGGCCCCGAGGTGTGCGTCGGCGTGTTGATGGAGCGCTCGGCGGACCTGGTGGTGAGCCTGCTGGCCGTGCTCAAGGCGGGTGGTGCCTACCTCCCCCTGGACACCGCCTATCCCCGGGAGCGCCTGCGCTTCATGCTCGAGGACTCCGGCGCGCGCGTGCTGCTCACCCGCTCGACGCTCCTGGAGCGCTTCGACCTGGGCTCCGCGACGGACGCCTGCGTGTGTCTGGACACGCAGCGCGGCGCGGTCGACGGCCCACCGGACAAGGCACCAACCTCCGCGCTCACCGCGGACAACCTCGCCTACGTCATCTACACCTCCGGCTCCTCCGGCCGTCCCAAGGGGGTGCAGATCAGCCACGGCGGACTGGCCAACCTCGTCGCCTGGCACCAGCGCACCTACGCCGTGACGTCGAGCGACCGGGCCACGCAGCTCGCGGGCACCGCCTTTGACGCGTCCGTCTGGGAGCTGTGGCCGTACCTGTCCGCGGGCGCCAGCCTCCACCTTCCTCCGGAAGACGTGCGCACCGTCCCCGAGTCCTTGGTGCGCTGGCTGTGCGCCGAAGCCATCACGCTCAGCTTCCTGCCCACGCCCCTGGCGGAGTCAGCGCTGGAGCTGGACTGGCCCGCGCGCCCCGCCCTGCGCGCCCTGCTGACCGGCGGCGACCGGCTGCGCGCCCGTCCTCGCGCGGACCAGGGCTTCCGCCTGGTCAACCACTACGGTCCCACCGAGAGCACCGTCGTCACGACGTGCGCCGACGTGGCCGCCGAGTCCCTCACGGGAACGCTGCCCTCCATCGGCCGCCCCATCGACAACACCCAGGTGTACCTGCTCGACAAGGACCTGGGGCTGGTGCCGCCGGGCGCGGCCGGGGAGCTGTTCATCGGCGGAGCGGGCCTGGCGCGCGGCTACCTGGGCCAGCCCGCGCTCACCGCCGAGCGCTTCGTGCCGCACCCCTTCAGCACCACGCCGGGCGAGCGCCTCTACCGCACCGGCGACAGGGTCCGCGCGCTGCATGATGGAAGCCTCGAGTACCTTGGTCGACTCGACGAGCAGGTCAAGGTGCGCGGGCTGCGCATCGAGCTGGGTGAAATCGAGTGGGCCCTGGCCCAGCACCCCACGGTGCGCGAGGTCGTGGTGGTGGCTCGGCAGGACCCGCCCGGAGACAAGCGCCTCGTGGCCTACGTGGTCCTCGCGCAGGCCGCCCCGGCGGCGCCGTCCCTTACCCTCGAGGAGCTGCGCGAGCACCTGCGGCAGCGGCTGCCCGAGTACATGGTGCCCACGGCCTTCGTGGTGCTGCCCGCGCTGCCGCTCACGCCCAACGGCAAGCTGGACCGCAAGGCCCTGCCCGCGCCGGACACGGCGGCGGGTCTCGACCGGTACGAAGCGCCCCGGGATGAGCTGGAGGCGCGGCTCGTGGCGCTCTGGGAGGAGCTGCTCGGCGTCCAGCCGGTGGGCGTGCGCAGCGACTTCTTCGAGCTGGGAGGCCACTCCTTGCTGGCCGCGGGACTGATGGCGCGCATCCGCGAGAGGTTCGGACACGCGCTGCCGGTGGCGACCCTCTTCCAGGGGGCCACGGTGGAGCACCTGGCGCGGAGGCTGCGCGAGGAGACGGTGGTGTTGCCCGACGCGCCCGTGGTGTCGCTCAACGTCGACGGCACCCGCCCGCCCTTCTTCTGCGTCCACGCGGTGGGCGGCGGCGTGCTGAGCTACGTCGCGCTGGCGCGGGCGCTCGGCCCGGACCAACCCTTCCATGCCCTGCAGGCTCCGGGCATCGACGGCACGCAGGAGCCCCTGTCCACCGTCGAGGCGCTCGCGGCGCGGCACCTGGAGACCGTCCGTCGCCTCCAGCCGCGCGGCCCCTACCGGCTGGGAGGCTGGTCCTTCGGCGGCGTGGTCGCGATGGAGATGGCGCGGCGGCTCCAGGAAGAGGGAGAGCAGGTGGACACCGTGGCGCTCATCGACAGCCACTTGCCGCCCGCGCGCGGAGACGTCCCCGAGCCTTCGGCGGAGGACCTCCAAGCCCTCTTCCTCCGGGACCTGGTGCGCACCCGGGGCGAGCGCGACACACGGACCGCCGAGCAGTTGCAGCCCCTGCGCCGCGTCTTCGAGAGCCACATGCTCGCCCTGCACCGCTACACGCCTCGCGCCCACGCGGGCCGCATCGTCCTCTTCCGCGCGGCCGAGAGCCTCGAGCGGGAGCGCTCCACTCCGGACCGGGGCTTCTCCGCCCTGGCCACGGGCGGAGTCGACGTCGAGGTCGTCCCAGGCGACCACTACACCCTGCTCCAGCCGCCCCAGGTCGAGACCCTGGCGAAGCGATTGGCCAGGCACCTTGAACAGCACGCCACCGTGGACCCCACCCAGACTGGAATGGCTCGATGAAGCTCGTCCTCTTTCTCATCCAACGGGCCAAGGGCCGCTTTGCCCTGGCCACCCTCCTGGGCCTGGTGGGCGGAGGCATGAGCGCCGCGCTCATCGCCGTCATCGGCAACGCACTCAGCGGCACGATGCCCACGGGCCCGGGGATGCTGACCTTCGCGGCGCTCGCCGTCCTGGGATTGCTGACGCGGTTCTTCTCCCAGGTCGTGCTGAACTCGCTGCATCAAGGCGAGCTCCAGCGGATGCGGCTTCAACTGGGCCGGCAGATCCTCGCCACGCCCCTGCGGCGCCTGGAGGAGACGGGGCCGCACCGGCTGCAGTCCGCGCTCTCGAATGACATCCAGGCGATGAGCAGCAGCATGGGGCTCATCCCCGTCATCTTCATCGACCTGACCGTCGTGGTGGGCTGCCTCGGCTACATGGCCTGGCTGTCGTGGACCAGCTTCCTGGGGACGCTCGTCTTCTTGTTGGTGGGTGGGCTCATCTACTGGATTCCCCAGGAGCGGGGCGTGTCCATCGTCCGGAAGGTGCACGGGCAGCAGTCCCTGCTCTTCAAGTGCTTCCGAGGCATCACCGATGGCATCAAGGAGCTCAAGCTGAACCAGGCGCGACGGGCCGCCTTCATCCGTGAGTCCTTCGAGCCCACCACGTCCGCGCTGCACCACGCCCATGTCCGCGCGAGTCGCTACTACGCCGCCGCCACCAACTGGGGGACATTCATCTTCCTCGTCTTCATCGGGCTGATGATCTACGCGGCGCCGCTCGTCCTCGACGTGAGCGCCAAGGAGTTGATGGGCTACACGCTCACGGCGCTGTACCTCCAGCAGCCGCTCACCACGCTCATGCGGAACGTCCCGGTCCTGTCACAGGGGACCATCGCGCTGGAGCACCTGGAGAAGCTGACCCTCTCTCCTCCGGATGCCGGCGCGCCGCTCCTGCCGCCACCGCGCGCGTTCGAGCGCCTGGAGGTCTCGGGCATCACCCACACGTACTTCCGCGACAACGACGACAGCCGCTTCACGCTCGGCCCCATCCACCTCGAGCTCGTGCCGGGTGAGATTGTCTTCATCATCGGCGGCAATGGCAGCGGGAAGACGACGCTGGCCAAGCTGCTCACGGGCCTCTACACGCCGGAGTCGGGGGCGCTGCGCGTCGACGGGCGGGACATCACCGACGAGAACCGGGAGCAGTACCAGCAGTACTTCTCCGCGGTGTTCTCCGACTTCCACCTCTTCGACAGCCTGCTCGGCCTGGCCCCCGCGGAGCGCGCGCGGCGACTCCAGGGCTACCTGGAGCGGCTCCAGCTCGACAAGAAGGTCTCCATCGACACAGCGGGCAAGCTGTCCACGACGGACCTGTCGCTGGGCCAGCGCAAGCGGCTGGCGCTGCTCGCCTCGTGGCTGGAGGACCGGCCCATCTACCTCTTCGACGAGTGGGCCGCGGACCAGGACCCCGCCTTCAAGGACGTCTTCTATCTGGAGCTCTTGCAGGAGCTGAAGCGCGCCGGGAAGGCGGTGGTGGTCATCAGCCACGACAACCACTACTTCCACGTCGCGGACCGCATCATCCAGCTCGACTCCGGCCGGCTGGTGGAAACGACGACGACGGCTCGGAAGGCCGAGCCCCTTCGGGCCCCGGTCGCCTCCTGACGCCCTGGCCATTCCCTCGCAGCGACACCGCCTTGCCCGGACGGCGGACACCCGTCCGGCCCCGCTAGGAAGCGACATGTCAGCCTCCCCACGTCCCCTCACGGAAGAGACCCGCCCGGCGCAAGGGGCCACGCCCCTGGAGATGAACGCCATCGTCCTGGAACAACATGGGCCGCCCGAGGTGCTGCGAGTACGGCGGCTTCCCGTTCCGGCCTTGCAGGACAAGGGTGTGCTGGTGCGCGTGCGCGCCACCGCGGTGAGCCCGGGTGACTGCCGCATGCGCGCCCACAAATCTCCCAGGGATGAGCAGCGCGGCCCGAAGCGCGTCGGGCTGGACGTCGCGGGTGAGGTGGTGAGCGTGGGCAGCGCCGTCACCCACCTGACGCCCGGGGAGTGCGTGTATGGCTTCAGCATGAGGTCCGTGGCGAGCGCGGAGTACGCGCTGCTGCCGGGCTCCTCCGTGGTCGCGATGCCCTCCTCTCTGACCTTCCAGCAAGCCGCCGCGGTGCCCCTCTCCGCCACCACGGCGCTGCAGGCGCTGCGGGACGTGGCCCAGGTGAAACCGGGAGAGAAGGTGCTCGTCGTGGGAGCGTCGGGGGGCGTGGGCTCCTTCGCCGTGCAGCTGGCCCGCATCCTGGGGGCCGACGTCACCGGGGTGTGCTCCGCGCGGCATGTGGCGCTCGTGCGGGAGCTGGGCGCAAGCCGCGTGCTGGACCACGGCCAGACGGACTTCACGCGAGCGGCGGAGCGCTACGACGTCGTGTTCAACACCACGTTCGCCCGCACCTTCCTCGCGTGCCGCCGGGTGCTCGCGCGGACAGGCCGCTACGTCACCGTGGCGCAGCCTCCGCCCCGGATGGACCGGATGCTCGGCCCGCTGCTCCCCGGGCCTCGCTTCCTGGCGGCGTCCGTCACACCACGCGGCGACGACTTGCGGCAGCTCGGCGCCTGGATTGACTCCGGCCAGCTGCTGCCCGTCGTCAGTGAGGTGTTCCCCGCCACACGCTTCGCGGAGGCCCACCGGGCCTGCGAGGCCGGGCGGTCCGGCGGAAAGCTCGTGGTGGACATGGAGGCACTCACCCAGGCCGGGGTCACCCCCTAGCCTCGGGGCCGGGCCTTCCGTCCATGAAAACGAAGAGCGCCACCTTCGGCAGCGCGTCCCCGCTCCGCGCCCCAGGGATGGGACTGTTGCTGCTCGTCCCGTTCGTCGCGATCACACTCGCCACTCGCGCGTACGTGTGCCCACCGGCCTATGTCGACCTCGACTTCAGCGCGTACTGGGCGGCGGCCCGGCTGGCCTTCTCACCGGAGGGCTCGCCCTATGACTGGGTGAACCTGGCGCGGGTGGGGAAGGGCTGGCTGCCGGGGCATGCGTCCGTGCCGCCATTCATCTACACCCCGGCCGCACTGTGGGTGTTCGGGGTGTTCCAGGGCCTGGAGTTCACCACCGCGGCCCGCCTCATGCTCGTCGTCAACATCCTCGCCGCGGCGAGCGCGTTCGCCTTCCTGTCGCGCACGCTCGAGCCGAGGGGCTCGCGACGGGTGCTCCTGAGCTGGACCCTCTACACGCTGCTCTTCGCGCCGCTCTACGACTCGCTGGGCCTGGGGCAGGTGAACCCGGTGCTGCTGCTGCTGTTGTGCATCGCATGGTATTCGTATCAGAATGACCGATTGGCCTGGGCCGGAGGGCTGGCCACCGCGGCGGCGGTGTTCCTCAAGTTCCACTTCGGCCTGCTGCTGCTGCCGGTGCTGCTGCGCAGGCAATGGAGCCTGGCGCTGTGGGCCGTCGCCTTCCTCGGGCTGGGCGCGGGCCTGTCCGCGGCGGTCCTTCCCTTCGATGCGTGGGCGGAGTGGCATGAACATGTCGTGAGCGGCAGCTCGCTCATCCGCGTGCCCAAGGGGCTGCCCGGCGTCTCGGAGCGGACCAACCTGAGCCTGCCGGGACTGACGGGGCGATTCCTCCTGAGGAACGCGGTCTTCCCCAACAACCCCATCCCTCGCGAGGTGGCCTCCCTGGTGGCCACGGCGCTGTGCGCGCTGCTCGTGGGGGCCATGGCGTGGGTGTTGTCTCGCTCCAGTCGCCTGCCGAGGACACCCGAGCGGGCCAACTGGGAGGTCTGCCTGGTGCTGGCCACGGCCTTCGAGGTGTCTCCCGTCTCGTGGGCCCCCCACCTCATGTTCCTCCTCCCGGTCATGTACCTGCTGGGCCGCGACGTGGTGCTGGAGCCTGGGGCGCCCGTGCCCCAGCGGGTCCTGCTGGGGACGCTCATCCTGGTCCTGGCCGTGCACCCCGTCTTCCTCATGGCTCAGGACCTCAGGGTCGTCCTGACGGTGGCCACGCTCCGCGCCCTGGCGACGCTCACGCTGTGGAGCACCCTGGCGGTGGTGCTGCTGCGCCGGTCCAGCGGACTTTTCAATAGTTGACACAAAACCTAGTATCGCTGGCGATACTCAATAAACCAGGAACGCCTGAATGACGATGTATCTGCCAGTGCTCCAGGTCGCCGGCCGTTCATGGCCGTGTGTGTGGCCCTCCGGGCTTCGACTGTCGCTCGCTCGCTGAACCCCTCCCATCCGCCTTCGCGCGTCGCCTCCGCAGGCCGCCCCGAGTCGCCACCGACATGTCTTCATCGTCTCCTGCTCCTCGCTCCGCCACGCTGCTCGACCTCCTCGACCGGCGGGTCACCGACAGCCCCGACGCCCTCCTCTACCGCTTCCTCGAGGACGAGGCCGAGCCCACGCTGAGCTACGCGGGGCTGTCCAGGCACGCGCGCCGCATCGCCGCGGCCCTGCAGTCGATAGCGAGCGCGGGGGAGCGCGCGGTGCTGCTCTACCCGCCGGGGCTCGAGTACATCGCGGGCTTCTTCGGCTGCCTCCATGCGGGCCTCGTCGCGGTCCCCGCGTATCCGCCGGACCCGTCGCGCCTGGAGCGCACGCTGCCTCGACTCCGCGCCGTCATCCGCGATGCGCAGGCCACGGTGGTGCTCACCACGTCCTTCATCCACTCGATGGGCGACTTCCTCTTCGAGCACGCCCCGGACTTGAAGGACCTGCACTGGGTGGCCACCGACGCGCTGCCCGAGGACGCGGCGGACTCATGGAAGCGGCCTGAGCTCACCGCCGACTCACTGGCCTTCCTCCAGTACACCTCCGGCTCCACCGGCACGCCCAAGGGCGTGATGCTCACCCACGCCAACCTGCTGGACAACCTGGGGCACATCCACCGCTCGTTCGGCGCGCATGACGACAGCGTGGGCGTCATCTGGCTTCCGCCGTACCACGACATGGGTCTCATCGGCGGCATCCTCGAGCCGCTCTACGGGGGCTTCCCCGTGGCGCTGCTGTCGCCGCTGGACTTCCTCAAGCGCCCGCTGCGCTGGCTGGAGGCGGTCTCCCGCTTCGGAGGCACCATCAGCGGCGGCCCCAACTTCGCGTTCGAGCTGTGCACGCGGAAGATCTCCCCCGAGCAGCGCCAGCAGTTGGACTTGAGCCGGTGGGAGCTGGCCTTCTGCGGCGCGGAGCCCATCCGCCCCGAGACGCTGGAGCGCTTCGTCGAGGCCTTCGGCCCGTCCGGCTTCCGACGCGAGGCGCTCTACCCCTGCTACGGCCTGGCCGAGGGCACGCTGATTGTCTCCGGTGCGCGCAAGGGTGAAGGCCCCGCGCTGCACGCGGTGAAGTCGGAGCCGCTGGGACGCAACCTCGTGGAGCCCGCACGTGCGGGTGAGCAGGACGCCCGCGTGCTGGTCGGCTGCGGCGAAACGATGAAGGAGCATCAGGTCCTCATCGTGGAGCCCGAGTCGCTGCGCGCGTGTGAGGCGGGCCAGGTGGGCGAAGTCTGGGTGCGAGGCCCGAGCGTGGCGAGGGGTTACTGGCAGCGCCCCGAGGAGACGGCGCGCGCCTTCCATGCGACGACAGCCGACGGTGACGGGCCCTTCCTGCGCACCGGAGACCTGGGCTTCCTGCGCGGCGCCGAGCTCTTCGTCACTGGCCGTCTCAAGGACCTGCTCATCCTGCGTGGCCGCAACCACTACCCGCAGGACCTGGAGCTGACGGCGGAGCGGGCCCACCCGGCGCTGCGGCCTGGGTGTGGCGCGGCCTTCGGCGTGGAGGTGGAGGGCGAGGAGCGACTGGTGCTGGTGCAGGAGGTGGACCCGCGCCGGCAGCTGACGAGCGTGGATGAGGTACTCGCGGCGGTGCGCCAGGGGCTCGCGGAGTCACACGAGGTGCAGCTGCACGCGCTGGTGCTCATCGAGCCCGGCAGTATTCCCAAGACGTCGAGCGGGAAGATTCAGCGTCAGGGCACGCGCGCGGCCTGGCTCGCGGGTGAGCTGCGTGAGGTGCTCGCGTGGCGCGAGACGGAAACCGCGCCCTCTTCCGATGTGCCCTCGGCGGCGGGAGAAGAGACGCTGGACACCGCTGAAGCCCTGGAGACCTGGCTGCGGCGCCGGCTGGCCGCGCGCGCGGGCGTGCGCCTGGAGGCGGTGGCCGCGGACGAGCCCATCACCCGGTATGGCCTGGACTCGCTCGGCGCCGCGGAGCTTGCGCATGACGCGGAGCGGGCGCTGGGTGTGGCCCTCTCGATGGACGCGCTGCTGCGAGGCCCCACTCCGCGCGCCCTGGCGCGGGAGCTGCTCGAGGCCAGGACAGGCGCCACGAAGTCGCCGCCTCTGTTGCGCGGAGACGATGTCGGGGCGGCGCCGCTGTCCTTCACCCAGCAGCGATTGTGGTTCCTCCAGCAGCTCGAGCCTTCCAGCCCCGTCTACAACATCCCCGCCGCCCTCCGGTTGGAGGGAGCGCTGGACGTGGGCCTGTTGCGGCGCTGCTTCGACCTCCTGGTGGAGCGACACGAAGCGCTGCGCACCAGGGTGACCCACGTGGAGGGCCAGCCGGTGCAGGTCATCGCTCCGGCTCGCGCGGTGGAGCTGCCGGTGGTGGACCTGCGCGACCTGCCGGAGACTCGGCGGGAAGAAGAGGCACTCCGCCATGCCCTCGCACAGGCGCGGCGGTCCTTCGATCTGGAGACCGGCCCCCTGATGCGCGTGGTGCTGCTGCGCCTGGCCGAGCACACCCACGTGCTGGCGTTGACGCTGCATCACCTCGTCGCCGACGGCACCTCCATGGGCGTGCTCGTCCGGGAGCTGGCGGCGCTCTACGAGGCCCTGGCCTCCGGTCGCGCCTCGCCCCTGCCCGAGCTGCCCGTGCGTTACGTGGACTACGCGCGCTGGCAACGCCAGTGGTTGAACGGAGAGGTCCAGACCTCACAGGTGGAGTACTGGCGTCAGCGGCTCGCGGGAGCCCCGCATGCGCTGGAGCTGCCCACCGACAAGCCTCGCCCGTCGGTGAGTTCCTTCCACGGCGCCAGCGTGCCGGTGCGTCTGTCGCGTGAGCTGACCCAGGCCCTCAGGTCCCTGGCCCGCGACGAGGGCGGTACTCCCTTCATGGTGCTGCTGGCCGGATTCCAGGCGCTGCTGCACCGCTACTCCGGACAGGAGGACCTCTGCGTCGGCACGGCCATCGCGGGCCGCCACCGCGCGGAGCTGCAGGGGCTGGTGGGCCCCTTCATCAACAATCTGGTGCTGCGCACGCAGCTCTCGGGAGCGCTGACCTTCCGCGAGCTGATCGGCCGCGTGCGCGAGGTGACGCTGGGCGCGTATGCGCACCAGGACGTGCCCTTCGAGAAGCTGGTGGAGGAGCTGCGCCCGCGACGGGACCTGGGTCGCGCGCCCTTCTTCCAGGTGATGCTCCTGTTGCAGCAGGACCCGCTGCCCGCCGCCACGATGCCGGGCCTGTCCTTGCGGTCGCTGGACGTGGAGTCGCCAGCGGCGAAGTACGACCTGACGCTGTCGCTGACGGACACGGCGGACGGGCTGAGCGGCACGCTGGAGTACAGCACGGACTTGTTCGAGGCCGGCACCGTCGAGCGCATGGTGACGCACCTGATCGCGCTGCTGTCGAGCGCGGTGGCGGAGCCTGGCCAGCGCGTCGGTGCGCTGGGGCTGCTGTCCTCCGCGGAAGAGCGCAGGGTGACGGTGGAGTGGAATGCCACCGCCGCGAACTTCGATCAGCGGGCCACCCTGACGCAGCTCTTCTCCGCGCAGGCCGCGCGCACGCCCGAGGCCGTGGCGCTGGTGTGTGGTGACGTCTCGGTGACGTACCAGGAGCTGCGAACGCGCGCCTCCGCTCTCGCGCACCGGCTGCGGAGCCTGGGCGTGGGACCGGGCTCGCTCGTCGCCGTGTGCGCCTCGCGCTCCGTGGAGCTGGTGACAGGGCTCCTGGGTGTCCTCGAGGCTGGCGGTGCCTACGTCCCGCTGGACCCGTCCTACCCCGCCGAACGGCTCGCCTTCATGCTGCGCGACTGCGGGGCGCGCGTCCTGCTGACCCAGCGGCACCTGGCCGGCAACATCGCGGCGGGCAGCACCCAGTGCGTCTTCCTGGATGAGCCCAGCACCGCCGTCGCGGAGGTGTCGTCGTCCGGCGGCGCATTGCCGGAGGGCCTCGCCTATGTCCTCTACACATCGGGCAGCACCGGCACGCCCAAGGGCGTCATGGTGCAGCACCGCAACGTGGCCAACTTCTTCGCGGGGATGGATGCGCGACTGGGCGCCGCGGCCTCCGGCACGTGGCTGGCCGTCACCAGCGTCTCCTTCGACATCTCCGTGTTGGAGCTGCTGTGGACGCTGTGCCGTGGCTTCAAGGTCGTCGTGCACACCGAGGCCGAGCAGGGACAGGTGGCCGAAGCGCTGCTGCGACACGGCGCCACCCATCTGCAGCTGACGCCGTCGCGCGCCCAGGCGCTGCTCACGGAAACCCGTGGACAGGAGGCGCTCGCCTCCGTGCGCCGGTTGCTCGTCGGCGGCGAGGCCTTGCCGCCCGAGCTGGCCACCCGACTGCGAGGCGCCCTGCGCGGCGGCGTGCTGCTCAACATGTACGGCCCCACGGAGACGACCATCTGGTCCTCCACGCACACCGTGGGAGACGTGACGGGGTCCATCTCCATCGGTACCCCTATCGCGAACACGGCCCTCTACATCCTGGATGCGCGGCTGCGGCCGGTGCCCGTGGGCGTGGCCGGAGAGCTCTACATTGGCGGCGAGGGCGTCGCGCGAGGCTACCTGGATCGGCCAGCGCTGACGGCCGAGCGCTTCGTGCCCGACGCGTACTCGGCCACGCCGGGCGCGCGCATGTACCGCACCGGCGACCTGGCGCGCTGGCACGCGGATGGGACGGTGGAGTTCCTGGGTCGCGTGGATCAGCAGGTGAAGGTGCGCGGCTACCGCATCGAGCTGGGCGAGGTCGAGGCGGCACTGGCGCAACACCCGTCGGTGAGCGTGGCCGTGGTGGCCGCGAGACGAGAGCAGCAGGGAGACACGCGACTGGTGGCGTACGTGGTGCCCTCGGGCGCCAACGTGGACTTCTCGGCCCTGCGGGCCTCTCTGCGCCAACGGCTGCCCGAGTACATGGTGCCCTCGGC
This window contains:
- a CDS encoding cyclic peptide export ABC transporter; translation: MKLVLFLIQRAKGRFALATLLGLVGGGMSAALIAVIGNALSGTMPTGPGMLTFAALAVLGLLTRFFSQVVLNSLHQGELQRMRLQLGRQILATPLRRLEETGPHRLQSALSNDIQAMSSSMGLIPVIFIDLTVVVGCLGYMAWLSWTSFLGTLVFLLVGGLIYWIPQERGVSIVRKVHGQQSLLFKCFRGITDGIKELKLNQARRAAFIRESFEPTTSALHHAHVRASRYYAAATNWGTFIFLVFIGLMIYAAPLVLDVSAKELMGYTLTALYLQQPLTTLMRNVPVLSQGTIALEHLEKLTLSPPDAGAPLLPPPRAFERLEVSGITHTYFRDNDDSRFTLGPIHLELVPGEIVFIIGGNGSGKTTLAKLLTGLYTPESGALRVDGRDITDENREQYQQYFSAVFSDFHLFDSLLGLAPAERARRLQGYLERLQLDKKVSIDTAGKLSTTDLSLGQRKRLALLASWLEDRPIYLFDEWAADQDPAFKDVFYLELLQELKRAGKAVVVISHDNHYFHVADRIIQLDSGRLVETTTTARKAEPLRAPVAS
- a CDS encoding glycosyltransferase family 87 protein; this translates as MKTKSATFGSASPLRAPGMGLLLLVPFVAITLATRAYVCPPAYVDLDFSAYWAAARLAFSPEGSPYDWVNLARVGKGWLPGHASVPPFIYTPAALWVFGVFQGLEFTTAARLMLVVNILAAASAFAFLSRTLEPRGSRRVLLSWTLYTLLFAPLYDSLGLGQVNPVLLLLLCIAWYSYQNDRLAWAGGLATAAAVFLKFHFGLLLLPVLLRRQWSLALWAVAFLGLGAGLSAAVLPFDAWAEWHEHVVSGSSLIRVPKGLPGVSERTNLSLPGLTGRFLLRNAVFPNNPIPREVASLVATALCALLVGAMAWVLSRSSRLPRTPERANWEVCLVLATAFEVSPVSWAPHLMFLLPVMYLLGRDVVLEPGAPVPQRVLLGTLILVLAVHPVFLMAQDLRVVLTVATLRALATLTLWSTLAVVLLRRSSGLFNS
- a CDS encoding NAD(P)-dependent alcohol dehydrogenase, giving the protein MSASPRPLTEETRPAQGATPLEMNAIVLEQHGPPEVLRVRRLPVPALQDKGVLVRVRATAVSPGDCRMRAHKSPRDEQRGPKRVGLDVAGEVVSVGSAVTHLTPGECVYGFSMRSVASAEYALLPGSSVVAMPSSLTFQQAAAVPLSATTALQALRDVAQVKPGEKVLVVGASGGVGSFAVQLARILGADVTGVCSARHVALVRELGASRVLDHGQTDFTRAAERYDVVFNTTFARTFLACRRVLARTGRYVTVAQPPPRMDRMLGPLLPGPRFLAASVTPRGDDLRQLGAWIDSGQLLPVVSEVFPATRFAEAHRACEAGRSGGKLVVDMEALTQAGVTP